Within Desulfolithobacter dissulfuricans, the genomic segment GTTCTGCCTGAAAATTTCCTTCACATCTTCAAGGATGAGGAACAGCGAGGGCACCAGCACCAGGGTGATGGCGGTGGCGAACAGGATGCCGAACCCCAGGGAGATGGCCATGGGGATGAGGAAGCGGGCCTGGCGAGAGGTCTCGAAGATCATGGGCAGGAGACCGAAAAAGGTGGTCAGGGTGGTGAGGAGAATGGGACGGAAACGAGAGACCGCCGCATTGATAACCGCGGCGTAGGCAGTCTGTCCCTGGCGGATTTTGCGGTTGGTCAGGTCGATGAGGACCAGGGAATCGTTGACCACCACCCCGGAGAGGGCTACTACCCCGAAAAAGGAGACAATGGAGAGGCTGTAGCCCATGAGCAGGTGGCCGGCCACGGCGCCGACAATGCCAAAGGGTATGGCGCTCATGATGATGGCCGGCTGCACATAGCTGCCAAAGACCACGGCCAGCAGGACGTATACCAGGATAAGGGCCACCACCATGCCCTGACCCAGGGCTCCCATGGATTTTTTCTGGTCGGCCTGTTTGCCCTCAAAGCTGTAGGCCAGCCCGGGATAGCGCTGGATCAGTCCGGGCAGGATATCCGCCTTCAGGGCTGCACTGATCTGATCGGCCCGGGATACCGGGGTGACATCAGCGGTGACCTGTATGGTCCGGCGGCCATCACGGCGCTGGATTTCCGTATAACCGCGGCCGGGGGTGAATGAAACTACTTCAAAGAGCGGCACTTCAGCGCCGGAGGGTGTCCGCAGGATAAGCTGCTCCAGCGAGTGGAGCGATCCACGTTCCATCTCGCTGAGGCGGACCATGATCTTGAGTTCATTCTGGCCCCGGAGTTGGCGGGTCACCTCAACCCCCCAGTAGGCCGCGCGGATCTGCCGGGCCACCAGGTCCGGGGTCAGTCCCAGGCGCCAGGCCACCGGCCGCAGCCGGAAATCAAACTGCTCCCGGCCCGTCTGGAAGCCATCGTCTATATCACTCACCATGGGATAGGTGGCCAGCGCGAGTGCCAGTTCCCTTCCCGCCTGTTCCAGCGCCCTGGTGTCCCGGTGCTGCAGTTCCACGGTCAGCGCGGCGCCGGAACCAGGTCCGCCGAAATTGGATTTGAACTGGATGGATTCCAGTCCGGCCAGCGGTCCTACGGCCCGGCGCCATTTTTTGACAAAATCGCTGGTAGAGAGCGGACGGATATCCGGAGGCTGCAGATACACCTTGACCCGGATCCGGTTGCCCTCTACCAGGGAGAGCATTCCGCGGACAAGCTGGTCGCCGCCGTTGTGGCGCATGACCGTCCGGGCACCATCGGTCAGTCGCTGCAGGACCGCATTGGTGTGCTCCACCGGCACGCCGACCGGTAAAGTGACCGAGACATAAGCCTTGTCTGACTCCACCCTGGGAAACATGGTCATGCCCATACGGCCACTGCCCACAAGGGCTGCAGTGCACATCAGTACGACAATACCGGCGGCCACGCTGACATAGCGGTAGCGCAGGGCCAGGGCAAGCAGAGGGGGAAAACGGCGGGTTATGGCCCGGGAAATGGTCCTGCTCAACCGCTGCTGCCAGCGGGCCATTTGGTTTGCAAAGGACCAGTGCATGGAATGCGGGTGGGCCAGGTGAGCCGGCAGGACAAAGAGGGCCTCGATCAGCGAGATGGTAAAGACCACCACAACCACCACCGGAATGGCGCGAAATATCTTGCCCATGACTCCGGGAATAAAATAGAGCGGCATGAAGGTGATGATATTGGTGAGCACGGAAAAGGTGACAGGTACGGCCATCTCACGGGCGCCAAGCATGGCCGCCTCCAGAGTGGAGTATCCCTGCTGCCGCAGCCGGTACACGTTTTCGCCGATGATGATGGTGTCGTCGACCACGATACCGAGCGAAACAATAAAGGCGAACAGCGACACCATGTTGATGGACACATCAAAAAACGGCAGAAACAGAAGCGAGCCGAGAAAGGAAACCGGAATGCCCATGGTGACCCAGAAGGCCAGGCGTGGTTCCAGGAAGATCCCCAGGAGGACAAAGACCAGCAGCAAACCGAGATAGCCGTTTTTCAGAAGCAGTCTCAGCCGCTGCTTGTACACTTCGGAGCGGTCATCCACCGCGGCTACACGGATGGACTCGGGCAGGACAGCCTGCAGCCTGGCAACATGCGTCCGGACCGCATCGGCAATCTCGATGGGCCCCTGATCTTCCGCCCGGTAGACCTCAACCCCGATGGCCGGCTGCTGATTATAGGTCATCCAGGAGTCGGTATCTTCGAAACTGTCGCGAATGGTGGCAATATCGCCAAGGAGCAGCGAGGTGCCATCGGCAGCGGTGCGGATCGGGATGGAAGCAAATTCCCTCCCGAGCTGCCGCCGCTCCCTGAGCCGGAGCTGTATCTGGCCACCATCGGTCTTGATGGTTCCGCCGGGGAAATCAAGCGAGGTCCGGCGGATCCTT encodes:
- a CDS encoding efflux RND transporter permease subunit; amino-acid sequence: MADTTRNRGPIGWMAENPVAANCLMLFFLLGGLFWGTKIKQEVFPEFTIPEVIIQVAYPGASPEEVEQGIILPVEEAIGGVEGIAEMRSSAMEGMGTVRVEALLDADVQQLALDIKNEIDRITSFPEEAEEPQVTVPLRRRSVITVVLYGNLDHGVLRETAEMVQDQLLQDPAISQTEITGSRPLEISIDISQDTLRAYGLTLEDIGTRIRRTSLDFPGGTIKTDGGQIQLRLRERRQLGREFASIPIRTAADGTSLLLGDIATIRDSFEDTDSWMTYNQQPAIGVEVYRAEDQGPIEIADAVRTHVARLQAVLPESIRVAAVDDRSEVYKQRLRLLLKNGYLGLLLVFVLLGIFLEPRLAFWVTMGIPVSFLGSLLFLPFFDVSINMVSLFAFIVSLGIVVDDTIIIGENVYRLRQQGYSTLEAAMLGAREMAVPVTFSVLTNIITFMPLYFIPGVMGKIFRAIPVVVVVVFTISLIEALFVLPAHLAHPHSMHWSFANQMARWQQRLSRTISRAITRRFPPLLALALRYRYVSVAAGIVVLMCTAALVGSGRMGMTMFPRVESDKAYVSVTLPVGVPVEHTNAVLQRLTDGARTVMRHNGGDQLVRGMLSLVEGNRIRVKVYLQPPDIRPLSTSDFVKKWRRAVGPLAGLESIQFKSNFGGPGSGAALTVELQHRDTRALEQAGRELALALATYPMVSDIDDGFQTGREQFDFRLRPVAWRLGLTPDLVARQIRAAYWGVEVTRQLRGQNELKIMVRLSEMERGSLHSLEQLILRTPSGAEVPLFEVVSFTPGRGYTEIQRRDGRRTIQVTADVTPVSRADQISAALKADILPGLIQRYPGLAYSFEGKQADQKKSMGALGQGMVVALILVYVLLAVVFGSYVQPAIIMSAIPFGIVGAVAGHLLMGYSLSIVSFFGVVALSGVVVNDSLVLIDLTNRKIRQGQTAYAAVINAAVSRFRPILLTTLTTFFGLLPMIFETSRQARFLIPMAISLGFGILFATAITLVLVPSLFLILEDVKEIFRQNT